One genomic segment of Procambarus clarkii isolate CNS0578487 chromosome 34, FALCON_Pclarkii_2.0, whole genome shotgun sequence includes these proteins:
- the LOC138370968 gene encoding soluble scavenger receptor cysteine-rich domain-containing protein SSC5D-like, with amino-acid sequence MLSVFTSHVKARGHPTTLIMKTHTPKAEQVAPERVSVNLNNHGEEPPPLTDDSPVKPGGTPVSVVVSGVVVGVVVGVAVVVAGVVTCRARHAQRNSPGKTHQHHNASRNSLLELPQGALYQSYTRHPSCELLTTFSPGPVVVTQVTSGRSSKRSSPLFRKSSTRSAPGGPSPRGMRPRSSSCRGGPVHVLEVEADDITTPRVEIQSPSRLSRLSLRSEAFRLRDSPSPLSLQCEALQQAESQAELHLVAQGEAQGEAQSASRVHLQSFSASHLRPSSQQRVSPQPYDAVMLQHLHPQVHTIPHTVPQITLTSQAHTASHPDLASSQPLPEDLPHTQLHPSILTRKYSTASLRGDCPGRSSPVSHTGTPPHTPCTLHTTTLPRNLHHTPTLPHKVIQPLAAAAPTPPHTDTLTHTATPPHTTTLSHTATPPHTATLPHTATHPHPSTHQHTVSLPHTTTPPYTGPAPYTGTLSPLVTAQVRPAVRSVASQPQPVHPNPHFSQSPAQEPLEPNHSHTTPHLEPPIIQCSSPQSASIKLYPTFR; translated from the exons ATGTTGTCAGTGTTCACCAGTCACGTCAAGGCTCGCGGCCACCCCACCACCTTGATCATGAAGACCCACACCCCCAAGGCCGAGCAGGTCGCCCCAGAGAGAGTCTCCGTCaact TAAACAATCACGGAGAGGAGCCTCCGCCCCTTACGGACGACTCTCCGGTGAAGCCTGGAGGAACCCCGGTGagcgtggtggtgtctggggtggtggtgggcgtggtggtgggcgtggcagtggtggtggcgggcgtggTCACCTGTAGGGCCCGCCACGCCCAGAGGAACTCCCCGGGGAAGACCCACCAGCATCACAACGCTTCCAGAAACTCGCTTCTGGAATTGCCTCAAGGAGCATTGTACCAGTCCTACACCAGGCATCCTTCCTGTG AGCTGTTGACAACGTTCTCCCCAGGACCCGTGGTTGTGACACAGGTAACTTCCGGGCGGTCGTCCAAGCGCTCGTCTCCACTTTTCCGAAAATCCTCCACCCGAAGCGCCCCTGGGGGCCCCTCCCCCAGGGGCATGCGGCCCCGAAGCTCCTCGTGCCGCGGGGGTCCAGTCCACGTGTTAGAGGTGGAGGCCGACGACATCACCACCCCGAGAGTGGAGATCCAGTCGCCCTCCAGGCTGTCGAGGCTAAGCTTGAGGAGCGAAGCCTTCAGACTCCGAGACTCTCCCTCGCCTTTATCGCTGCAGTGTGAGGCCTTGCAGCAGGCGGAGTCTCAAGCTGAACTGCACCTGGTGGCCCAGGGTGAGGCTCAGGGTGAAGCTCAGTCTGCATCTCGCGTTCATCTCCAGTCATTCTCAGCATCCCATCTGCGTCCTTCATCCCAGCAGCGCGTCTCACCTCAGCCTTATGATGCCGTGATGCTGCAGCATCTTCATCCCCAGGTTCACACTATCCCTCACACGGTGCCGCAGATCACACTCACGTCACAAGCTCACACGGCGTCTCACCCTGATCTAGCCtcctcccagcctctccctgAAGACCTGCCTCATACTCAGTTACATCCCTCCATCTTGACACGGAAGTACAGCACGGCGTCACTCCGTGGTGACTGCCCTGGTCGGTCTTCCCCCGTGTCCCACACCGGCACGCCCCCACACACTCCgtgcacactacacactacaacccTCCCACGTAACCTGCatcacactcccactctcccacacaaagttatacagccactagcagcagcagcacccacaccaccacacacagacacactaacacacacagccacaccaccacacacaaccacactctctcacacagccacaccaccacacacagccacactaccacacactgccacacatccTCACCCCAGTACACATCAACATACCGTTTCACTCCCTCACACGACTACACCGCCTTACACAGGTCCAGCCCCTTACACAGGTACTCTCTCCCCTTTGGTAACAGCTCAGGTTCGACCAGCAGTGCGTTCTGTGGCCTCCCAGCCGCAACCGGTTCATCCAAATCCCCATTTCTCCCAGTCCCCAGCGCAAGAACCACTGGAACCTAACCATTCCCACACAACCCCTCACCTAGAACCACCTATAATACAATGTAGTTCACCTCAAAGTGCTTCAATAAAACTTTATCCAACTTTTCGGTAG